The Vitis vinifera cultivar Pinot Noir 40024 chromosome 8, ASM3070453v1 genome segment GAAAATCAAGCAAAACATAAGAGGAGCTTATCTTCATCTAAGCTCTTCCCTTGAAAATAAGTATTAGGAAAAAAAGATCGATTTTCAGCAAACATAACATATggttgtaaaattttttttagaagcaGGATGATAACATCTATAACCTTTTTGGTAGGAGGGTATCCTACAAATAGATATTTTAGAGCTCGGGATCAAGTTGCTGCAATTTGGAGGATAGATATGGACAAACAACACATAACCAAAGACTTTAGCAGAAAGTTTACTAGAACTATTGAAATGTGGGAAAAATTTTGAGAGTGTGTCAAATGGAGTTTTATTTTCAAGCACTTTTGAGGTTAGTCGGTTAATCAAATAAGTTGTAGTTAGGACAATGTCTCCTTGATATGATTTAGgcatatttttctaaaaaagtaAGGCTTGAGTGATTTCTAATAGTTGCTTATTTTTTCACTCAACCATACCATTTTATTGTGAGGAATTAGTACATAGAGATTGGTGTATAATTCCTTCTTtttcaagaaaagaagaaaaaactttaTTAAAGTACTTTTTCCCATTATCAAATCTAATAGCTTTTATTTTAACTCTCAAACTGTGTGCTAACTATTTTGTGATAGATAAGAAATGCAAAACTAacatttgatttgtttttcatGAGGATAACCATTTCACCCTAGTGTAATCATCGATAAAAGACTTGGGATTTGAGAGGAACATCAAACATCATTATGAACATAGTTGTGAAAGGTGCGCCTAAGGCGTGCTTAGGCTCTAGGCGGTGTGACGCAACTCTCTGGTGCCTCGCTTGAAAGCAAGCGACGCTCCTTCATGAATGTGCTGGTTAGGCGCGCAAGGTGCTTGCCTTCGGCAAGGTTCGACGTGGTTCATAGGTGCACCTCAATCtcctatcttcttcttcttattctgGTCTTCTTCTCCGGTGATGGGTTACAGAGGGTAGAAGcgaagcctttttttttttctttttttttttagaccaGAACGATGTCGTTTTGGAGTctgttcttttaaaataaaaaaaaaatgccaaaacaACGCCATTTTGGCCTTGTTTTTCATTCCAACCCTCTTTTCTGGTTGTTTTGAACCCGACAACACCTCCATTTGCCCTAACCTCTACTGTGAGATGAAGAAGcaaagaagacgaagaagaaaaggaaaaataggagaaaaatagaCGTACCTTTTCGAGACCTTAGTAttgatgatttatgtgttttttgttgattaaattgaagttttggatgatatttaatgatttatgtgtttaagacaaataaattatttaaatttgattatataatatatatatatatatatatatatatatatatatatgtaaattaggatgcacctcacttcactaaagcccgtGCTTTAGGTGCACCTTGCACCTCAAGCTCTAGAAGTACTTTGTGTCTTGGTGCACCTtgtgagccttttaaaacaatgATTATGAATTAACAAGAAAGAGAATGTTGATTTTGTATTACTTAAAGGGAATGGAAACATGGATAAAAGAGGCTCAATAGGATCCCTTACCACCAATTATTGATCTACTGTGCTTCATAATATGTATTTGTTGAACTTAACATCATGTGGGACAATTGAACTGATCGAAAAGTTCCTTCTTTCTTAGCTTTAAGGTTAGATGATGAAACACTCAATTTCCTTGTGGGGCACGGTAAAACAAGGATCAACAAAGATTACTTTTTTCACAGGGCAAAGAAAATATTGTTAGAAGTTAAAAAGTGAACTTGGAAATTAGTAGtttgaatttcatttaaaaaaaataacagcaGTAGATGAAGTAGAGAAGCAAGAGGTGATTTATGGCTGACAAGTTGCTGCATCTCAAGCATGTCGGtttaaaggaggaaaaaagTTCCATGAGCACAACAAACAGAGATACTAGTTTACAATACAGGTTCTTAAAGTATATACAAGTAGTCCACATTATGCCTTGAATAGTTGAATGAAAAAGTACCTATGAGAAACACAAAATTGCCTTTTTATGTAAGGGTACATTTTAATGACATCCTTTTTCATGCTTCACTAGCATCTCTCCTTAATGTTGAATTGAAGATCAATGATGTTACAGATAGTTCAATGTTCAAAGACAAGCTACAGTTGTCCCCCAAAAAGGGGAAATTTATAAGGCTCATTTCCAATAGGGTAAGTATTTCTTATGGTAAAGCTTTTTGGTGATGAATCTGGGATGCAACCATTTGCCAGGTTCTATATTAAGGTTGATGTTCTGGCAATCTAGCTGGGTGAATTTGTATAGGGTTGACCAATTCAGTCAAACTGGTTTCTGCAAAACTGAATTCAACAGAACCAAGGAGTAGCGCTTCCCAGGCCCTAGCCCCAGGAGCAATGGTCTTTCTGACCATTTTGTTCACCAATTGCAGTGCTTTACAAACCAATCCCCTTTGGCACAACTCACAAATTATTTCATCAAATGTCGAACACCAACAAGAGAAATACTTGTCCAACATTTCCTCCAACAAGCTGCATGACTCATCGATTTCACCTTTGCCAACTAAACCATCAAGCATAATCCTGTAAGTTTCCCAGTTCCACTGTACACCCTCCAACTCCATCTCCCTCGCAAGCTCCCTCATCCCACCCAGATCCCTAACTTTAGACATCCCCTCCAAGAGCATATTATAAGTAACATAATCAGGCTTGCACCCCAACTCTCTCATAGAAGCAAGCATCCTGACTCCCTCTTCAATATTATTCTGCTTGCACAAACTGTTTATATAAACATTGTAAGCATGAATATCAGGAACCACACCCAGTACAAGCATTTCATCAAACAGGTCGTCCGCCTTCTCATAATCCCCATCCGCGGTAACCCCATTTAAAATCATGGTATAAGAAACAGTATCAGGCTTAATTCCATCAGTTTTCATCTGATCAAAAACACCTAAAGCATCCATCACCATCCCTTCCTTCACCAAAAACCTAATCACATTATTGCAATCCACTCTACCAGGATAAAACCCAAgtttcctcatttcctccataAACCTCAGAACCTCATCACCTGATAAACCCTTTTGTTCACAAAGGGACGACAGTATAATAGAGCACATTTTCGCATCAACAGCGTACCCATCGTTCAACATATAATTCAATATCCGAATCGCATAATTATGCTTTTTTATTCTACAAAGAGCAGCAACTAATATCCGAAAACTCGATTCCTCCAGCCGGATATTCATAGCCTGGCTCTTCAACAAGATCTGAGGAACCATTACAAGGCCCTCTCTTCTCTTACAAAGCACATAGAGAAGAGCATTGAGAGAGTAAACAGATGGGACGCACCTAAAGTTCGGAATTCTAAAGAAAAGGTCGACGGCGTCTTCAAACATGTTGGCGTTGCCGTAAACTTTGATCAGATTGGTGAAAATAAATTCCGGGGTCTCGAACTTCTCAACTTTTTCAAGGCGGTGGAGGAGAGGAGGAAGATGGTGGAATTGCCGGCATCGGGTTAGGGTACTGATGACGAAGCGGTAGGCATTGGGGGTGGGATCGGAGTTGTAGATTCTGAAGGAGTCTATGAGAATAGAGAGAAACTGAGAATTGCTGGGGCTCTGTGGTGATGGTGATTGGTTTGCGATGGTGTTTTTGAGGGTTTGCATGGCTTGGCGATGATGGAAGGTCTCGTGCCATGTAGCTTTGTAGGGTGAGAGGGGCCACTTTCTTCTTTTCCTCAGAAAATTGGTTTTTGAGAAAGAAGGTGGTCTAAGCATCGCCATGTTCGAATGCTAGCGCCTCCCACTCTCTTCGTATAGCTTTTAAAACCCAAAACttcgtttatttatttttacctcaCAGGTAGTGAAATTGCTCAAAAGAGCTCCAGGATCAATGCGGTTTTTTTTCCACTGACAGGTAGAGAAATTGATAAAAAGAGCGGCGAGATAAAAGGGGAGCAACCCACATTACTTGGTGTGAGCACGAATTTccccattattttcttttgtgctTTGCAGCCTAAAAGTTACATTTGTTGGGCCACTCCAAACTTTAATGcaaatataaagataaataattcacACAAAAATACACAAGGTTTTAAATCCTGATTCATGAGCCTTTCATTTTATCGAGTTTCTTCTATTCCTCTTCACATCTTTATCCCCCACATATAGTATTTATAGGTccattttcatcttataaacttTTCTCTTAAtaacttgaaatatttataaagatatttttaataatttttcttattttatatgaaaatttaatattataatgacTTACGAATATATGAAATATTCTATATCATATTctctataatatatatatatatatatatatatatatatataaactaattAGTAATTTAAGACGCTTTCTAACAATTTCCACCTTAGATGAAATTTCATTAGGTCAATCTTTCATCTCTCCATAATACAAACTTTTCTATCACATCTCAACGAGAAAACAACAGACTCTACCTTCAACTAAAATTCCTTTTGCCATCTTCTTCTATACTTTGTTCTCTTTGGTTCTTCCAAAACTCTTCATCCTAGGCTCTAATGCTAGTTTGTTGTGAAAAACTACGACAAAGAATAGtaataagcaaaaaaaataagagaacaaaaacaaaaacaaaaacatacaaAGCACATAACACTTTATGTGGTTCTACTTAAAGCCTATATTACAGGGAAAGACGAAGAAGGGACTTCCACTATTGTTGAAAAAGATTATAATCTTAGAGCTCTTAAATTCCAAAGTCTCAATTACACCTAAAAGAAACTCTCTCTTTAAAGTCAAAATCTTTTCCTATATATTTCCCTAATTACATAGGAGAATTCCATATAGGAAACTAATTATATAATTGTCAAAGATACCTAGTCCTAAAAGAAGATCccataatatgatattttctttctaataaTAGGAAACTCTCTTACATGAATATATTTTACAAGGAAACTATCAATGACTTTCCAATCAACTCAAAATGGAATCTAAGACACTTTTCAACAATTTCCACCTTGACTCAAATTTCCAAGattcaaacaaaattgaaaGTCCTCCATGTTCCTTCTCTTCTACACCCTTAAGAGGCCTTCAAATACTACCACCACCAATTATGTTCAACTCACCATTTAGAAAAGCAGTCTTGAAATCAAATTGGTCTCactctaaataaaataaagcaaccATATCAAGTAACATCCTAATTGAGCTATACTTCACAATTGGAGAAAACACTTCATTAAAATCCACACCCTCCTTTTGTGTGAACCCTTTTCCACAAAGCTTGCTTTAAACCTATCATCCTCCACTCTTGGAATTCCCTCCTTTATTTTAAAGACTCACTTACAATCAACAATCTTTTGATCTTTAGGCTTCTCaaatagtttccaaatataGTTCTTTTGAAGAGATTCAATCTCCTCATTCATAACAACAATCCATTATGTAGACTCTCTATTAGTGATGATGGCTTTATGATAAGTCAAGGATCCTCATTTTCAATGCTCTCTCTACACTAAGTGCATTAGCAACCAAATCTATATAAGTATACCTTTGAGGTGGTTTAATTTCTCTTCTCATTCTATCTTTGGCTAAACTatgttgttgtttttgttgtccAATTTCTTTATTATCAAGATGTTGCACTTCTTCTTTCTTTGGCTTTATTTAAATCGTTCTTTCTATGGTTCTTGAAGCTTTAGACACAAACTCCACATTTTCTCTCACACACGGGTTGTTTTTTTGCATCAAAGTGCTCTTTCTTAGGACTCAACATTACAAACTTATTAAAAGTGGCATCCTTACCAATAAGAAATTTGGAGGATTTTGAATCAGAGTACCACAACCTATACCTTTTCACTTCATCTGCATATCCTAAAAATATGCACTTCCTTGATCTTGGTTCCAACTTATCTTTATACACGTGAGCATAAGCAAGACAACCGAAAATTCTTAAATTAGCACAATTAGAAAAGGGAATCAGACCATACCTCCTCAAGACTCTAACAACTAATAAGAATTGAAGGAGAT includes the following:
- the LOC100249969 gene encoding pentatricopeptide repeat-containing protein At2g38420, mitochondrial, which gives rise to MAMLRPPSFSKTNFLRKRRKWPLSPYKATWHETFHHRQAMQTLKNTIANQSPSPQSPSNSQFLSILIDSFRIYNSDPTPNAYRFVISTLTRCRQFHHLPPLLHRLEKVEKFETPEFIFTNLIKVYGNANMFEDAVDLFFRIPNFRCVPSVYSLNALLYVLCKRREGLVMVPQILLKSQAMNIRLEESSFRILVAALCRIKKHNYAIRILNYMLNDGYAVDAKMCSIILSSLCEQKGLSGDEVLRFMEEMRKLGFYPGRVDCNNVIRFLVKEGMVMDALGVFDQMKTDGIKPDTVSYTMILNGVTADGDYEKADDLFDEMLVLGVVPDIHAYNVYINSLCKQNNIEEGVRMLASMRELGCKPDYVTYNMLLEGMSKVRDLGGMRELAREMELEGVQWNWETYRIMLDGLVGKGEIDESCSLLEEMLDKYFSCWCSTFDEIICELCQRGLVCKALQLVNKMVRKTIAPGARAWEALLLGSVEFSFAETSLTELVNPIQIHPARLPEHQP